The following coding sequences are from one Leguminivora glycinivorella isolate SPB_JAAS2020 chromosome 7, LegGlyc_1.1, whole genome shotgun sequence window:
- the LOC125227969 gene encoding receptor-type tyrosine-protein phosphatase N2 isoform X1 — MSRQRPALWALALLCTLAPSYADGNIGCLFSSTLCIEGAEWCYDDFAFGKCIPIYESEVDEGALYQYDMTSEQLQWFEDELQRLASRGYRWEHAYTQCVLQAMLYTLRQDLDPTKINPKICEHFVDPKLGSDVAEPTEEDNGPDEQEAYIRFTPNSQLDSNYANEVYSPPLTDEEAAELLIPKAPIITEEDQAISAEETPSDKLRDLMLMSGDEESPVILPFEGFRERIRAAQKARAADPEAYASAIVDKIKKSLPVVNRVEDNDEDFDEERLGAHYRKMKVKPPPFTAEYILGNNISPLDAEVLSNAQKNYKQSFAEKNFPFEYENPSDLPEPRIYFDDMDEVPYDLGSGELESWKDLNTPESEAKHSKNMEYLVNYWRQIVDSKLKPQGALYAEGGPLKAEDLKGENSKFYPEDFQDLLNKEWGFMRRERDDVKKPGPRVDAKVLKHYLHQNKSVTGQGTPSAQKFTGVHDHNDYDYDPSYAYVLFKNRLFNNWDVGVSFIKKIEQKLGLEEKTFTNPRVDKGEVTFKVEKNSKGYDASTVAKRIDDIKDELRRETGVKILATGVGDRSKRPIIEHSESTETQIFGLELPVLMALVGSLSVLLVGGVVFAVLLKRDLNGKRKMTGLSSAAEIDAEATRDYQVKELCRARMSGKWSGQQTTTAPHPADPPQRITSLSREPDGNSPSTRSSTSSWSEEPALTNMDISTGHMVLAYMEDHLRNKDRLEQEWRALCAYEAEPCATNAAMKEENTGKNRYADVLPYDHSRVTLNKLSNHLGSDYINASTITDHDPRNPAYIAAAGPLAHTAPDFWQMVWEQGSVVMVMLTRLTENGQQLCHRYWPEEGSELYHIYEVHLVSEHIWCDDYLVRSFYLKNQRTGETRTVTQFHFLSWPENGVPASTKALLEFRRKVNKSYRGRSCPIVVHCSDGAGRSGTYCLIDMVLNRMAKGAKEIDIAATLEHIRDQRPRTVATKQQFEFVLMAVAEEVHAILKALPAQLQQMQEKKDKEKDKDKEKEGEKEKPNN, encoded by the exons ATGAGCCGCCAGCGGCCGGCTCTGTGGGCGCTGGCGCTGCTCTGCACGCTGGCGCCCTCGTACGCCGATGGAAACATAG GTTGCTTATTCAGCTCAACCTTGTGCATAGAGGGCGCGGAGTGGTGCTATGACG ATTTCGCCTTCGGGAAGTGTATACCTATCTACGAGAGCGAAGTGGATGAAGGAGCACTCTACCA ATATGACATGACGTCGGAACAGCTGCAATGGTTCGAAGATGAGCTTCAGCGACTGGCGTCACGCGGCTACCGCTGGGAGCACGCCTACACGCAGTGCGTGCTGCAGGCTATGCTGTACACGCTTCGTCAGGACCT AGACCCAACAAAGATCAATCCAAAAATATGTGAACATTTCGTGGACCCCAAACTAGGGTCGGATGTCGCTGAACCTACTGAAGAAGAT AATGGACCGGATGAACAGGAGGCCTACATTCGTTTTACTCCTAACTCCCAACTTGACTCAAATTATGCGAATGAGGTGTACAGCCCACCGTTAACCGATGAGGAAGCTGCTGAACTTTTGATCCCAAAAG CACCCATAATAACTGAAGAAGATCAAGCAATCTCAGCTGAAGAAACCCCAAGCGACAAATTACGTGATCTAATGCTAATGAGCGGAGATGAAGAGTCACCAGTCATTTTACCTTTCGAGGGCTTCCGAGAAAGGATAAGGGCTGCACAAAAAGCTAGAGCTGCCGATCCAGAAGCATATGCCAGCGCTATTgtggataaaataaaaaagtccttgcCTGTAGTCAACAGAGTCGAAGACAACGACGAAGATTTTGACGAAGAGCGTCTAGGAGCTCATTACAGAAAGATGAAAGTAAAACCACCTCCATTTACGGCAGAATATATCCTCGGAAATAATATCTCGCCTCTCGATGCAGAGGTGCTGTCAAATGcccaaaaaaattacaaacaaaGCTTTGCTGAGAAGAATTTCCCATTTGAATATGAAAATCCTAGCGATTTACCAGAACCAAGGATTTACTTTGATGACATGGATGAGGTACCCTATGATTTGGGCAGTGGAGAACTTGAAAGCTGGAAAG ATCTTAATACCCCGGAGTCTGAAGCTAAACATTCTAAAAATATGGAATACTTGGTGAATTACTGGCGCCAAATTGTGGATTCAAAATTAAAACCGCAAGGGGCTCTATATGCTGAAGGTGGTCCTCTGAAGGCTGAGGATTTGAAAG gtgaaaattcaaaattttacCCCGAGGACTTTCAAGATTTACTAAATAAAGAATGGGGGTTTATGCGTAGGGAACGAGATGATGTTAAAAAGCCTGGGCCTCGCGTGGACGCGAAAGTCCTAAAACATTATTTGCACCAGAATAAGTCAGTGACAG GTCAGGGAACGCCCAGCGCACAAAAGTTTACCGGCGTCCATGACCACAATGACTACGATTACGATCCTTCTTATGCGTATGTTCTCTTCAAAAACCG ATTGTTCAACAATTGGGATGTCGGCGTCTCATTCATTAAGAAGATCGAACAAAAACTGGGATTAGAAGAAAAGACTTTCACAAATCCACG AGTGGACAAAGGAGAAGTAACGTTCAAAGTTGAGAAGAATAGCAAGGGATACGATGCAAGCACTGTAGCTAAGCGTATCG ATGACATCAAAGATGAGTTACGACGTGAGACCGGTGTCAAAATTTTGGCAACAGGAGTCGGGGATCGA AGTAAACGACCAATAATTGAGCATTCAGAGTCTACCGAGACTCAAATATTCGGCTTAGAACTCCCAGTACTAATGGCTCTGGTGGGCAGCTTATCCGTGCTACTAGTTGGTGGTGTGGTCTTCGCTGTTCTGCTGAAACGGGATCTGAATGGGAAGAGGAAGATGACGGGACTGTCCTCGGCTGCGGAGATCGACGCTGAGGCGACTAGAGACTACCAAGTAAAG GAGCTGTGTCGTGCGCGCATGTCGGGAAAATGGTCGGGTCAGCAGACCACTACTGCGCCACACCCGGCAGATCCCCCACAGCGGATTACCTCTTTGTCACGTGAACCCGATGGCAACTCTCCATCCACCCGCTCTAGTACTTCTTCATG gaGCGAGGAACCAGCATTGACAAACATGGATATATCTACTGGACACATGGTTTTG GCATACATGGAAGACCACCTCCGCAACAAGGACCGGCTGGAGCAGGAATGGCGCGCCCTCTGCGCATACGAGGCTGAGCCCTGTGCAACCAACGCCGCTATGAAGGAGGAAAACACGGGCAAGAACCGATACGCTGACGTGTTGCCGTACGACCACTCCAGGGTCACGCTGAACAAGCTGTCTAACCATCTCGGATCGGATTACATCAACGCTTCAACtatt ACGGACCACGATCCTCGGAACCCAGCGTACATCGCAGCCGCAGGTCCCTTGGCTCACACGGCGCCCGACTTCTGGCAGATGGTTTGGGAGCAAGGCAGCGTTGTCATGGTGATGCTGACCAGGCTGACTGAGAATGGACAACAGCTGTGCCACCGGTACTGGCCTGAGGAGGGTTCCGAGCTCTACCATATCTATGAG GTCCACCTCGTGAGCGAGCACATCTGGTGCGACGACTACTTAGTCCGAAGCTTCTACCTGAAGAACCAGCGCACTGGCGAGACCCGCACCGTCACCCAGTTCCACTTCCTCTCCTGGCCTGAGAACGGCGTACCGGCATCTACTAAGGCGCTGCTTGAGTTCCGAAG GAAGGTCAACAAATCGTACAGAGGGAGGTCTTGCCCTATCGTGGTTCACTGCAG TGACGGAGCCGGCCGTTCCGGGACCTACTGCCTAATCGACATGGTACTCAACCGCATGGCCAAGGGAGCGAAGGAGATCGACATCGCAGCGACACTCGAGCACATCCGAGATCAGAGGCCGCGGACCGTTGCTACCAAGCAACAGTTCGAGTTTGTGCTGATGGCAGTCGCTGAAGAG GTCCACGCGATACTGAAAGCTCTACCGGCCCAACTCCAACAAATGCAAGAAAAGAAGGACAAGGAAAAGGACAAAGATAAAGAGAAAGAAGGAGAGAAAGAGAAGCCTAACAACTGA
- the LOC125227969 gene encoding receptor-type tyrosine-protein phosphatase N2 isoform X3: protein MSRQRPALWALALLCTLAPSYADGNIGCLFSSTLCIEGAEWCYDDFAFGKCIPIYESEVDEGALYQYDMTSEQLQWFEDELQRLASRGYRWEHAYTQCVLQAMLYTLRQDLDPTKINPKICEHFVDPKLGSDVAEPTEEDNGPDEQEAYIRFTPNSQLDSNYANEVYSPPLTDEEAAELLIPKAPIITEEDQAISAEETPSDKLRDLMLMSGDEESPVILPFEGFRERIRAAQKARAADPEAYASAIVDKIKKSLPVVNRVEDNDEDFDEERLGAHYRKMKVKPPPFTAEYILGNNISPLDAEVLSNAQKNYKQSFAEKNFPFEYENPSDLPEPRIYFDDMDEVPYDLGSGELESWKDLNTPESEAKHSKNMEYLVNYWRQIVDSKLKPQGALYAEGGPLKAEDLKGQGTPSAQKFTGVHDHNDYDYDPSYAYVLFKNRLFNNWDVGVSFIKKIEQKLGLEEKTFTNPRVDKGEVTFKVEKNSKGYDASTVAKRIDDIKDELRRETGVKILATGVGDRSKRPIIEHSESTETQIFGLELPVLMALVGSLSVLLVGGVVFAVLLKRDLNGKRKMTGLSSAAEIDAEATRDYQVKELCRARMSGKWSGQQTTTAPHPADPPQRITSLSREPDGNSPSTRSSTSSWSEEPALTNMDISTGHMVLAYMEDHLRNKDRLEQEWRALCAYEAEPCATNAAMKEENTGKNRYADVLPYDHSRVTLNKLSNHLGSDYINASTITDHDPRNPAYIAAAGPLAHTAPDFWQMVWEQGSVVMVMLTRLTENGQQLCHRYWPEEGSELYHIYEVHLVSEHIWCDDYLVRSFYLKNQRTGETRTVTQFHFLSWPENGVPASTKALLEFRRKVNKSYRGRSCPIVVHCSDGAGRSGTYCLIDMVLNRMAKGAKEIDIAATLEHIRDQRPRTVATKQQFEFVLMAVAEEVHAILKALPAQLQQMQEKKDKEKDKDKEKEGEKEKPNN, encoded by the exons ATGAGCCGCCAGCGGCCGGCTCTGTGGGCGCTGGCGCTGCTCTGCACGCTGGCGCCCTCGTACGCCGATGGAAACATAG GTTGCTTATTCAGCTCAACCTTGTGCATAGAGGGCGCGGAGTGGTGCTATGACG ATTTCGCCTTCGGGAAGTGTATACCTATCTACGAGAGCGAAGTGGATGAAGGAGCACTCTACCA ATATGACATGACGTCGGAACAGCTGCAATGGTTCGAAGATGAGCTTCAGCGACTGGCGTCACGCGGCTACCGCTGGGAGCACGCCTACACGCAGTGCGTGCTGCAGGCTATGCTGTACACGCTTCGTCAGGACCT AGACCCAACAAAGATCAATCCAAAAATATGTGAACATTTCGTGGACCCCAAACTAGGGTCGGATGTCGCTGAACCTACTGAAGAAGAT AATGGACCGGATGAACAGGAGGCCTACATTCGTTTTACTCCTAACTCCCAACTTGACTCAAATTATGCGAATGAGGTGTACAGCCCACCGTTAACCGATGAGGAAGCTGCTGAACTTTTGATCCCAAAAG CACCCATAATAACTGAAGAAGATCAAGCAATCTCAGCTGAAGAAACCCCAAGCGACAAATTACGTGATCTAATGCTAATGAGCGGAGATGAAGAGTCACCAGTCATTTTACCTTTCGAGGGCTTCCGAGAAAGGATAAGGGCTGCACAAAAAGCTAGAGCTGCCGATCCAGAAGCATATGCCAGCGCTATTgtggataaaataaaaaagtccttgcCTGTAGTCAACAGAGTCGAAGACAACGACGAAGATTTTGACGAAGAGCGTCTAGGAGCTCATTACAGAAAGATGAAAGTAAAACCACCTCCATTTACGGCAGAATATATCCTCGGAAATAATATCTCGCCTCTCGATGCAGAGGTGCTGTCAAATGcccaaaaaaattacaaacaaaGCTTTGCTGAGAAGAATTTCCCATTTGAATATGAAAATCCTAGCGATTTACCAGAACCAAGGATTTACTTTGATGACATGGATGAGGTACCCTATGATTTGGGCAGTGGAGAACTTGAAAGCTGGAAAG ATCTTAATACCCCGGAGTCTGAAGCTAAACATTCTAAAAATATGGAATACTTGGTGAATTACTGGCGCCAAATTGTGGATTCAAAATTAAAACCGCAAGGGGCTCTATATGCTGAAGGTGGTCCTCTGAAGGCTGAGGATTTGAAAG GTCAGGGAACGCCCAGCGCACAAAAGTTTACCGGCGTCCATGACCACAATGACTACGATTACGATCCTTCTTATGCGTATGTTCTCTTCAAAAACCG ATTGTTCAACAATTGGGATGTCGGCGTCTCATTCATTAAGAAGATCGAACAAAAACTGGGATTAGAAGAAAAGACTTTCACAAATCCACG AGTGGACAAAGGAGAAGTAACGTTCAAAGTTGAGAAGAATAGCAAGGGATACGATGCAAGCACTGTAGCTAAGCGTATCG ATGACATCAAAGATGAGTTACGACGTGAGACCGGTGTCAAAATTTTGGCAACAGGAGTCGGGGATCGA AGTAAACGACCAATAATTGAGCATTCAGAGTCTACCGAGACTCAAATATTCGGCTTAGAACTCCCAGTACTAATGGCTCTGGTGGGCAGCTTATCCGTGCTACTAGTTGGTGGTGTGGTCTTCGCTGTTCTGCTGAAACGGGATCTGAATGGGAAGAGGAAGATGACGGGACTGTCCTCGGCTGCGGAGATCGACGCTGAGGCGACTAGAGACTACCAAGTAAAG GAGCTGTGTCGTGCGCGCATGTCGGGAAAATGGTCGGGTCAGCAGACCACTACTGCGCCACACCCGGCAGATCCCCCACAGCGGATTACCTCTTTGTCACGTGAACCCGATGGCAACTCTCCATCCACCCGCTCTAGTACTTCTTCATG gaGCGAGGAACCAGCATTGACAAACATGGATATATCTACTGGACACATGGTTTTG GCATACATGGAAGACCACCTCCGCAACAAGGACCGGCTGGAGCAGGAATGGCGCGCCCTCTGCGCATACGAGGCTGAGCCCTGTGCAACCAACGCCGCTATGAAGGAGGAAAACACGGGCAAGAACCGATACGCTGACGTGTTGCCGTACGACCACTCCAGGGTCACGCTGAACAAGCTGTCTAACCATCTCGGATCGGATTACATCAACGCTTCAACtatt ACGGACCACGATCCTCGGAACCCAGCGTACATCGCAGCCGCAGGTCCCTTGGCTCACACGGCGCCCGACTTCTGGCAGATGGTTTGGGAGCAAGGCAGCGTTGTCATGGTGATGCTGACCAGGCTGACTGAGAATGGACAACAGCTGTGCCACCGGTACTGGCCTGAGGAGGGTTCCGAGCTCTACCATATCTATGAG GTCCACCTCGTGAGCGAGCACATCTGGTGCGACGACTACTTAGTCCGAAGCTTCTACCTGAAGAACCAGCGCACTGGCGAGACCCGCACCGTCACCCAGTTCCACTTCCTCTCCTGGCCTGAGAACGGCGTACCGGCATCTACTAAGGCGCTGCTTGAGTTCCGAAG GAAGGTCAACAAATCGTACAGAGGGAGGTCTTGCCCTATCGTGGTTCACTGCAG TGACGGAGCCGGCCGTTCCGGGACCTACTGCCTAATCGACATGGTACTCAACCGCATGGCCAAGGGAGCGAAGGAGATCGACATCGCAGCGACACTCGAGCACATCCGAGATCAGAGGCCGCGGACCGTTGCTACCAAGCAACAGTTCGAGTTTGTGCTGATGGCAGTCGCTGAAGAG GTCCACGCGATACTGAAAGCTCTACCGGCCCAACTCCAACAAATGCAAGAAAAGAAGGACAAGGAAAAGGACAAAGATAAAGAGAAAGAAGGAGAGAAAGAGAAGCCTAACAACTGA
- the LOC125227969 gene encoding receptor-type tyrosine-protein phosphatase N2 isoform X2: MSRQRPALWALALLCTLAPSYADGNIGCLFSSTLCIEGAEWCYDDFAFGKCIPIYESEVDEGALYQYDMTSEQLQWFEDELQRLASRGYRWEHAYTQCVLQAMLYTLRQDLDPTKINPKICEHFVDPKLGSDVAEPTEEDNGPDEQEAYIRFTPNSQLDSNYANEVYSPPLTDEEAAELLIPKAPIITEEDQAISAEETPSDKLRDLMLMSGDEESPVILPFEGFRERIRAAQKARAADPEAYASAIVDKIKKSLPVVNRVEDNDEDFDEERLGAHYRKMKVKPPPFTAEYILGNNISPLDAEVLSNAQKNYKQSFAEKNFPFEYENPSDLPEPRIYFDDMDEVPYDLGSGELESWKDLNTPESEAKHSKNMEYLVNYWRQIVDSKLKPQGALYAEGGPLKAEDLKGENSKFYPEDFQDLLNKEWGFMRRERDDVKKPGPRVDAKVLKHYLHQNKSVTGQGTPSAQKFTGVHDHNDYDYDPSYAYVLFKNRLFNNWDVGVSFIKKIEQKLGLEEKTFTNPRVDKGEVTFKVEKNSKGYDASTVAKRIDDIKDELRRETGVKILATGVGDRSKRPIIEHSESTETQIFGLELPVLMALVGSLSVLLVGGVVFAVLLKRDLNGKRKMTGLSSAAEIDAEATRDYQELCRARMSGKWSGQQTTTAPHPADPPQRITSLSREPDGNSPSTRSSTSSWSEEPALTNMDISTGHMVLAYMEDHLRNKDRLEQEWRALCAYEAEPCATNAAMKEENTGKNRYADVLPYDHSRVTLNKLSNHLGSDYINASTITDHDPRNPAYIAAAGPLAHTAPDFWQMVWEQGSVVMVMLTRLTENGQQLCHRYWPEEGSELYHIYEVHLVSEHIWCDDYLVRSFYLKNQRTGETRTVTQFHFLSWPENGVPASTKALLEFRRKVNKSYRGRSCPIVVHCSDGAGRSGTYCLIDMVLNRMAKGAKEIDIAATLEHIRDQRPRTVATKQQFEFVLMAVAEEVHAILKALPAQLQQMQEKKDKEKDKDKEKEGEKEKPNN, encoded by the exons ATGAGCCGCCAGCGGCCGGCTCTGTGGGCGCTGGCGCTGCTCTGCACGCTGGCGCCCTCGTACGCCGATGGAAACATAG GTTGCTTATTCAGCTCAACCTTGTGCATAGAGGGCGCGGAGTGGTGCTATGACG ATTTCGCCTTCGGGAAGTGTATACCTATCTACGAGAGCGAAGTGGATGAAGGAGCACTCTACCA ATATGACATGACGTCGGAACAGCTGCAATGGTTCGAAGATGAGCTTCAGCGACTGGCGTCACGCGGCTACCGCTGGGAGCACGCCTACACGCAGTGCGTGCTGCAGGCTATGCTGTACACGCTTCGTCAGGACCT AGACCCAACAAAGATCAATCCAAAAATATGTGAACATTTCGTGGACCCCAAACTAGGGTCGGATGTCGCTGAACCTACTGAAGAAGAT AATGGACCGGATGAACAGGAGGCCTACATTCGTTTTACTCCTAACTCCCAACTTGACTCAAATTATGCGAATGAGGTGTACAGCCCACCGTTAACCGATGAGGAAGCTGCTGAACTTTTGATCCCAAAAG CACCCATAATAACTGAAGAAGATCAAGCAATCTCAGCTGAAGAAACCCCAAGCGACAAATTACGTGATCTAATGCTAATGAGCGGAGATGAAGAGTCACCAGTCATTTTACCTTTCGAGGGCTTCCGAGAAAGGATAAGGGCTGCACAAAAAGCTAGAGCTGCCGATCCAGAAGCATATGCCAGCGCTATTgtggataaaataaaaaagtccttgcCTGTAGTCAACAGAGTCGAAGACAACGACGAAGATTTTGACGAAGAGCGTCTAGGAGCTCATTACAGAAAGATGAAAGTAAAACCACCTCCATTTACGGCAGAATATATCCTCGGAAATAATATCTCGCCTCTCGATGCAGAGGTGCTGTCAAATGcccaaaaaaattacaaacaaaGCTTTGCTGAGAAGAATTTCCCATTTGAATATGAAAATCCTAGCGATTTACCAGAACCAAGGATTTACTTTGATGACATGGATGAGGTACCCTATGATTTGGGCAGTGGAGAACTTGAAAGCTGGAAAG ATCTTAATACCCCGGAGTCTGAAGCTAAACATTCTAAAAATATGGAATACTTGGTGAATTACTGGCGCCAAATTGTGGATTCAAAATTAAAACCGCAAGGGGCTCTATATGCTGAAGGTGGTCCTCTGAAGGCTGAGGATTTGAAAG gtgaaaattcaaaattttacCCCGAGGACTTTCAAGATTTACTAAATAAAGAATGGGGGTTTATGCGTAGGGAACGAGATGATGTTAAAAAGCCTGGGCCTCGCGTGGACGCGAAAGTCCTAAAACATTATTTGCACCAGAATAAGTCAGTGACAG GTCAGGGAACGCCCAGCGCACAAAAGTTTACCGGCGTCCATGACCACAATGACTACGATTACGATCCTTCTTATGCGTATGTTCTCTTCAAAAACCG ATTGTTCAACAATTGGGATGTCGGCGTCTCATTCATTAAGAAGATCGAACAAAAACTGGGATTAGAAGAAAAGACTTTCACAAATCCACG AGTGGACAAAGGAGAAGTAACGTTCAAAGTTGAGAAGAATAGCAAGGGATACGATGCAAGCACTGTAGCTAAGCGTATCG ATGACATCAAAGATGAGTTACGACGTGAGACCGGTGTCAAAATTTTGGCAACAGGAGTCGGGGATCGA AGTAAACGACCAATAATTGAGCATTCAGAGTCTACCGAGACTCAAATATTCGGCTTAGAACTCCCAGTACTAATGGCTCTGGTGGGCAGCTTATCCGTGCTACTAGTTGGTGGTGTGGTCTTCGCTGTTCTGCTGAAACGGGATCTGAATGGGAAGAGGAAGATGACGGGACTGTCCTCGGCTGCGGAGATCGACGCTGAGGCGACTAGAGACTACCAA GAGCTGTGTCGTGCGCGCATGTCGGGAAAATGGTCGGGTCAGCAGACCACTACTGCGCCACACCCGGCAGATCCCCCACAGCGGATTACCTCTTTGTCACGTGAACCCGATGGCAACTCTCCATCCACCCGCTCTAGTACTTCTTCATG gaGCGAGGAACCAGCATTGACAAACATGGATATATCTACTGGACACATGGTTTTG GCATACATGGAAGACCACCTCCGCAACAAGGACCGGCTGGAGCAGGAATGGCGCGCCCTCTGCGCATACGAGGCTGAGCCCTGTGCAACCAACGCCGCTATGAAGGAGGAAAACACGGGCAAGAACCGATACGCTGACGTGTTGCCGTACGACCACTCCAGGGTCACGCTGAACAAGCTGTCTAACCATCTCGGATCGGATTACATCAACGCTTCAACtatt ACGGACCACGATCCTCGGAACCCAGCGTACATCGCAGCCGCAGGTCCCTTGGCTCACACGGCGCCCGACTTCTGGCAGATGGTTTGGGAGCAAGGCAGCGTTGTCATGGTGATGCTGACCAGGCTGACTGAGAATGGACAACAGCTGTGCCACCGGTACTGGCCTGAGGAGGGTTCCGAGCTCTACCATATCTATGAG GTCCACCTCGTGAGCGAGCACATCTGGTGCGACGACTACTTAGTCCGAAGCTTCTACCTGAAGAACCAGCGCACTGGCGAGACCCGCACCGTCACCCAGTTCCACTTCCTCTCCTGGCCTGAGAACGGCGTACCGGCATCTACTAAGGCGCTGCTTGAGTTCCGAAG GAAGGTCAACAAATCGTACAGAGGGAGGTCTTGCCCTATCGTGGTTCACTGCAG TGACGGAGCCGGCCGTTCCGGGACCTACTGCCTAATCGACATGGTACTCAACCGCATGGCCAAGGGAGCGAAGGAGATCGACATCGCAGCGACACTCGAGCACATCCGAGATCAGAGGCCGCGGACCGTTGCTACCAAGCAACAGTTCGAGTTTGTGCTGATGGCAGTCGCTGAAGAG GTCCACGCGATACTGAAAGCTCTACCGGCCCAACTCCAACAAATGCAAGAAAAGAAGGACAAGGAAAAGGACAAAGATAAAGAGAAAGAAGGAGAGAAAGAGAAGCCTAACAACTGA